Proteins encoded together in one Epinephelus lanceolatus isolate andai-2023 chromosome 4, ASM4190304v1, whole genome shotgun sequence window:
- the fam118b gene encoding protein FAM118B has protein sequence MASVVAVKTEKRPAADSQDADSNAKKPRKLLPSLKTKRAPELVLVIGTGVSSAVAPQVPALRSWKGLIQALLDAANDFDLLEEEESRRFQKHMQEDKNLVHVAHDLIQKLSPRTGNVRSTFFKDCLYEVFDDLECKMEHAGKHLLRSVLQLMESGALVLTTNFDNLLEIYAAHQGTKLESLDLTDEKKVLEWAQEKRRLSVLHIHGVYTNPSGIVLHPAGYQNVLRNTEVMREIQKLYETKSFVFLGCGRTVDDTTFQALFLEAVKHKSDLEHFMLVRREDVGEFKKLRDNMLDKGIKVISYGDEYADLPEYFERLANEICNRDVSTNGWGSPSQNGEEQQNGFNTQKSLLQDHHS, from the exons ATGGCCTCCGTTGTTGCAGTGAAAACTGAGAAGCGACCTGCAGCTGATTCTCAGGATGCAGACTCCAATGCGAAAAAGCCCAG GAAACTGCTGCCCAGCCTGAAGACCAAGCGAGCCCCCGAGCTTGTCCTGGTGATTGGCACGGGGGTGAGCTCTGCAGTGGCCCCTCAGGTCCCTGCGCTCCGCTCCTGGAAGGGCCTCATCCAGGCATTGCTTGATGCAGCCAATGACTTTGAtctgctggaggaggaggagagtcgGCGTTTCCAGAAGCACATGCAGGAAGATAAGAATTTGGTGCATGTGGCCCATGACCTCATTCAGAAACTTTCCCCG AGAACTGGCAATGTGCGATCCACATTCTTTAAGGACTGTCTATACGAGGTGTTTGACGATTTGGAGTGCAAGATGGAGCACGCAGGGAAACATTTACTGCGCTCAGTGCTGCAGCTGATGGAGAGCGGCGCGCTGGTGCTCACTACTAACTTTGACAACCTACTTGAGATCTATGCAGCTCACCAGGGCACCAAGCTGGAGTCCTTGGACCTGACAGATGAGAAGAAG gtGTTAGAGTGGGCTCAGGAGAAACGGAGGTTAAGTGTTCTGCATATCCACGGCGTTTACACCAACCCCAGCGGTATCGTGCTGCACCCTGCAGGCTACCAGAATGTACTGAGGAACACTGAAGTTATG CGTGAGATCCAGAAGCTCTACGAGACCAAATCTTTCGTGTTTCTCGGCTGCGGGCGCACAGTAGACGACACGACCTTCCAGGCTCTGTTCCTGGAGGCAGTCAAACACAAGTCCGACCTGGAACACTTCATGCTCGTGCGGCGAGAGGATGTGGGGGAGTTCAAGAAGCTGCGCGACAACATGCTGGACAAGGGCATCAAGGTCATCTCCTATGGAGACGAGTACGCTGACCTGCCTGAGTACTTTGAGAGGCTGGCCAACGAGATCTGCAACCGCGACGTGTCTACCAACGGCTGGG GATCGCCTtctcagaatggggaagaacaGCAGAACGGCTTTAACACACAGAAAAGCCTCCTTCAAG ACCATCATTCTTGA